The genomic DNA CCGCTGCTCGCCGATGGTCGAGGACAGCTCGGCGGAGAGGTTCTTGCCGCAGGCGGAGCCGGCGCCGTGCGCGGGGAAGACCCGGACGGCGTCCGGCAGCGCCATCAGCCGCCGCTGCACGCTGTCGTACAGCATCCGGCCGAGTTCGTCCGCCGTGACGCCGACCGAGGCCAGCAGGTCGGGGCGGCCGACGTCGCCGACGAACAGCGCGTCGCCGGTGAGCACCCCGTACGGGACGGGGTCGGCGGCCCGCTCGCGGACCAGGATGCTGATCGACTCGGGGGTGTGGCCGGGTGTGTCGAGGATCTCCAGGGTCACCTCGCCGAGGCCGATCCGCTCGCCGTCGGCGAGCCGGCGGATCGGGTACTCGGTCTCGGCGCGCCGCCCGTAGCCGATCCAGGCGCCGGTGCGGGCGGCGAGTTCGAGGTGGCCGGCCAGGAAGTCGGCGTGGAAGTGCGTGTTGATCACGCCTTCGACGGTGAAGCCGCGCGCCTCGGCGTCGGCCAGGTACTCGTCCACGTCGCGGCGCGGGTCGACGACGACGGCCCGTCCGGTGGTCTCGTCGGCGATCAGGTAGGAGGCCTGGGAGAGGCAGTCCAGGTAGTGCTGGGCGAAGTACACGGCGTCCTCGTCTCGGTGTGATGCGTCCGGCCTCGTCGTCCGATACCGGTGGGGGTATATGCTCGGCCCAACGATATACCCCCACCGGTATCTTCCCGAGCCTCCCCCGGGACACCGGACCACGGGGGATCGACACCCGAACCACCCGGAACCACCCGAACCACCAGGAGCCCCCATGTCCCGGTCCGGTCCCCCGACCGGCCCCGGCGGGATCACCCCCGCCGAGGCCCACCGGCTCGCCCAGGGCGGCCACGCCCTCCTGCTCGACGTCCGCGAACCCGAGGAGTACGCCCGCGAGCACGCCCCCGGCGCCCTGCTGCTGCCCCTCGGACAGCTCACCCCCCGCACCCGGCTCCCGCGACGGCGAACCGTGCTGGCGATCTGCCGCTCCGGCAACCGGTCCCTGGTCGCCGCCGGGCTCCTCGCCGCGCACGGCATCGACGTGCTCGACGTCACCGGCGGCATGCGCGCCTGGCGGCAGGCCGGCCTGCCCACGCACTCCGGCACCGGCTGTCCCTGCGGGCCCGCGACATGACAGCCGTCCTGCTGGCGCTCGCCGCCGGCGCGGTGGTCGGCCTCGCGCTCGGCGGACTGGGCGGCGGCGGCAGCATGCTGGCCGTCCCGGCCCTGATCTACCTGCTCGGCGTCGGACCGGCCACCGCCGCCACCGCCGGCCTGCTGATCGTCGCCGCCACCGCGGCGTCCGGTCTCCTCGCCCACGCCCGTGCCGGCCGCGTCCGCTGGCGCACCGGCGCCCTCTTCACCGCCACCGGACTCCCCGCCGCCGCCCTCGGCGGCACCCTCTCCGGTCACGCCCCCGCCGCCCTGCTCACCGCCGCCTTCGCCGCCCTCGCGGCCCTCGCCGCCTGGCGCATGCTCGCCGCGACCCGCAAACCGGCGACCCGCACCTCGGCGACCCGCACCCCGGCGGCCCGCAACGCGACAGCCCCCGGCACACCGGCGCCCGCACCCCGGCAGCTCCAGCCTGTACCGGCCGGTGCCGCCACCCGCGCAGCGACGTCGGACACCGCGCGCAGCGACGCCCCGCACGCCGCCCCCGGCATCGCCCGGCCGGACCACGCGACGGCCCCCGCCGGGGCCGCCCCGGCGCCGGGCCTCGCCCCGCTCGCCGAGCCGGCCACCGGCACAGCCCCCGCAGCGACGTCGCAGACGGCGCGCACCGACGCCTCCGACACCCCTGCGAACCCCGCCCGACCGACCCGCACGGCGGCGTCCGACACAGCACGACTGGCAGCGGCAGCGGCAGCGGCCGACGTGTCCGAGCCGCGTCCCACCTCCGCCCGTTCCGGCACGCCAGGCCGGGGGCGGACGGCGCTGACCGGCGCCGGGCTCGGCCTGACCACCGGGCTGCTCGGTGTCGGCGGCGGCTTCCTGGCCGTGCCTGCACTGGTCTCCGGCCTGGCGCTCTCCATGGCGGAGGCCACCGGCACCAGCCTGCTGGTGATCGCCGCCAACTCCCTCGCCGCGCTCGTCCCGCGGCTCGGCGCGGCCGGCGACGTGCCGTGGGCGGTGGTCGGCCCGTTCGCGGCGGCCGCCGTACTCGGCGCGTGGGACGGCAAGCGGCTGGCCGCCAAGGTCTCCGGCCGCGCCCTGCAGCGGGTGTTCGCGTCCGCCCTGCTGGCCGTCGCCGCCCTGATGCTCGCCGACGCCGTCCTCTGACCCCTCTCCCAGCCACCGGTACCCCGGTAGCTCCCCGAAAGGCCCCCCGTGTCCTCCTTCCTGACCGTCACCCAGCTGACCGGCGCCACCGTGATCGACGTCCGCACCCCGGCCGAGTACGCGGCCGGTCACATCCCCGGTGCCCTGAACATCCCGCTGGACCGCCTGGAACGTGCGCTCCCGACGCTGCGCGGGGCCGCCGCGCGGCGGCCGATCGCCGTGGTCTGCGCCTCCGGCGCCCGCGCCGCCACCGCCTGCGCGCAACTCGCGGCGGCCGGCGTCGAGGCCCGCTCGGTGGAGGGCGGCACCTCCGCCTGGGCGTCGGCGGGCAAGGCCCTGGCCCGTACGCCGGGTGCCCGCGCCGTGTGGGCGATGGACCGGCAGGTACGCTTCGCGGCCGGTGCGCTGGTGGTGCTCGCGGTCCTCGGCGACCGGGCCGTGCCGGGTCTGCGCCGGCTGGGTGCGGCGGTCGGCGCGGGTCTGGTGTTCTCGGCGGTCAGCAACACGTGTGCGATGGGCGCGGCGCTCTCCCGGCTGCCGTTCAACCGTCCGCGCGGCGATGCCGAGGCGGCGCTGGAGGAGACCCTGGCCGCCCTCCGCACCGCCGCGTGACGTCCCGGTCCGGCGCCGACTCGGAGCTCCTCGGAGCCGAACGGCCGGCGCCGGACCGGGTGCGGCAGCGGCGGCAGGGGCGGCAGCCACCACGGCGTCGCACCGTGCCGGGCGACCAGCCGCGCCTCCGCGAGTTCGGCGTGCAGCCCGGCCGGTACGGCGTCCACCGGCGCCCCCTCCAGCCGGGTGCCGATCGCCGCGAGGCGGCCGGGCTCGGTCCCGCTGCGCCGCGCCGGCGTCCACACCGTGCGCGGCTGGTCGAGCAGCCGGAACAGCACCGGCCGGCTGCGCAACTGTCTTGCTAGCGAACCGCGTTGCAGGTCGCGGCCGGGACGCCGGTGTCCGGCGCCGCGTCGTGGTGGCCGGCCAGCCAGAAGCCGACCAGCAGCCCGCCGACGGCCAGCACCTTGTGCCGGTTCTGCTTCCACCAGGACGGCGAGCCGGCCGCCATGAACCGCAGCTGGGTGTAGTCGGGGTGCTCGCTGGGCGGTGTGTCCTTGAACAGTCCCATCGCAGGTGAACCTCCTGTCCCCATCGGGAAGTTCATGACCATACGCCCCACCGGACTTGATCGCCGCGAATTAGCGCCCCCGTGCGCCGGGTGGCGCGCGAAAGGACACCGCGCGCCCCCTTCACCCCCCGCGGGTCACCAGTGCGCGGGACGCGCCAAGTGGTCCGGGAGGCGGGTGGCGGCGTCACCGCGCGCGGCGTTGAGCTGCGCCTGGGTGAGGAAGAGCGCGCCGGTCAGGTCGGCCCCGCGCAGGTCGGCGTCGCGGAAGTCCGCGCCGACCACGTCGGCCAGCCGCAGGTCGGCGCCGGCGAGGTCGGCCGCGATCAGGTACGCCCCGCGCAGGTTCGCCCCGCGCAGGTCGGCCCCGCGCAGCCGGGCGCCGATCAGGTCGGCGCCGCGGTGGTTGCGCTTCTTGCCGGGCACGGCGGCCCGGGCCAGCTCACTGGCCTTCAGCAGCAGCTCGCTGACCCGCGCCCGGACCTCGCCGACGTCCGCCCGGGCGAGCTCCTCGGCGCTGCCCCCCGCCAGCCGGTCCACCTCGTCCTGGGCGCGGCGCAGCTCACCGTGGACCTTGCGCGCGGCGGCCAGCCCGAGCGCCTCGTCCAGGTACCAGAGCAGCTCGTGCAGCTGCCGGACCACCGGGAACACCTCGAACATCAGCGGGGCGCTCTGCGGCGCCTCCCGCCAGGAGGTGCCGCCGAAGGTCACCTGGGAGACCTTCTGGCCGGCGCCGAAGCAGTCGAAGACCGTGCAGCCGGTGAAGCCCTTCTCCCGCAGCTGCGGGTGGATGCCGCAGCGGAAGTCCTGGCCGAGGTTGCCGCAGGGCTTGCCGGCGTCCTTGTTCACCGCGAAGTCCGCCGAGCGGGCGAACGGCAGCGCCACGCAGCACAGCCCGAAGCAGCTTCCGCAGTCGGACAACAGATCGAGCCGCCTGGCCTCGCGGTTCTCGGACACGGTACGCGCACTCCCTCTCGTGGTCGACGGTCCATTGTCCCCGACCGCGCGCCGCCCCCACGCGGGCGCCCCGAACCGGCACAGTGGTTCCCGGAAACGACACCGAACCCGCACCGAACCCAGGAGGAGACCCGTGGGCATCGCCGGCGACTGGTACAGCGAGCAGGGCTCGCACATGCACCTGGAGACCGACCCGTCCGGAGGCGTCACCGGGACCTACACCTCGGCCCTCGGCCGGGCCGCCGGCACGTACCCGCTGGTCGGCCGGTTCGACCCGCTGCGCGAGGCCGGCCGGGGCACCGCGATCGGCTGGACTGTCGCCTGGCGCAACGAGGACGCCGACGCCGGCTCGGTCACCTCCTGGAGCGGCGAGTACCGGGCCGGCGACCAGGAGCGGATCACCGCCGGCTGGCTGCTCACCCGCTCCGCGGACGCCCCCGACAGCTGGGAGTCCACCATGGTCGGCCAGGACACCTTCACCCGCCGCTAATCGGCCTCGGCCGGGTGCTCGTCCGTGCTGCGGGAGTCGGTCAGGGTGAGCGCGCCGCCGGCCGTGACCAGTCCGACGACCACCGCGAGCACGGCGTAGGTGATCCGCTCCCCGTGGAAGAACGAGGTCACCAGGCCGCCGTCCCAGGTGCCGGCGGGCAGCCGGGTGGTGACCAGGACGGCGATCAGGGTGCCGACCACGGCCGTGCCGACGCTGCTGCCGACCTCCTGCGCGGTGTCGTTGAGGGCGGTGCCGATCGAGGTGCGGTTGCTCGGCACCGCCTCGACCAGGGCGATCGCGCAGATCGTCATGACGGTGCGCAGCCCGATGGTCATCACGACCATGCAGAGCGCGATCGCGAGGTACCCGTGCGAGACGCCCCAGGCGAGGCCGGCCAGCGCGCCGGACAGGCAGGCCGCGCCGACCAGGCAGGCGACCCGGTGGCCGAAGCGCTTCGCGAGCCCTTCGGAGAGCGGTGTCGCGGCGAGCATGGTGACGATGATCGGGAGGTTCGCCAGTCCGGCCCGGACCGGGCTCCAGCCGTAGGCGTACTGGAAGTGCAGGATCAGGCCGAACATCACGGCGGCCATCGCGATGGCCGTGCCGATCTGCGCGATCGCGGCGCCGCGGACCGTGCCGTCGGAGAAGAACCCCAGGTCCAGCATGGGCGAGGGGGTGCGCCGCTCGTGCCACACGAAGGCGGTGCCCGCGGCGAGGGCACCGAGCACCGAGGCCACCGTGGGGACGGAGAGCCAGCCGTGGTCGACCCCGCTGGTGAGCGAGTAGCAGGCGAGGCCGATGGCGGCGACGCTCAGCACGGCGCCCGGCAGGTCGAGCCGGTCGCGGGTGAGGTCCTCGGGCCGGTCGGGCGACACGCCGAGGCGCACGCCGATCGCCGCGATCAGCGCGACCGGGGCGTTGACCAGCAGCAGCCACTGCCAGCTCACGTGGGCCAGGGCGGTGCCGCCCAGCAGCGGGCCGAGGACGAAGCCGGACATGCCGACGACGATCATCACGGTCATCGCCCGCATCCGCAGCGCCTGGTCGTCGAAGAGGCGGAAGACCAGCGAGTTGGTGATGGGCGCCATCGCCGCGGCGGCGATGCCGAGTCCGGCCCGCAGGGCGATCAACTGCCCGGCGCCGGTGACCGCGACGACGCACAGGCTCAGCAGCCCGAACAGGGCGAGGCCGATCAGCAGCACGCGCCGGCGGCCGAACCGGTCGGCGATCGATCCGGCGGTCAGCAGCAGGCCGCCGAAGGTCAGCGAGTACGCGCCGGTGACCCACTGCAGCGCGGTGGTGCCGCCGCCGAGGTCCCGGCCGATGGTGGGGAGCGCGATCGACAGCAGCGTGTTGTCGACCATCTCGACGAAGAAGGCCAGGCAGAGCGCGGCCAGCGGGATCCATGCCGCGCGGAGCGACGGGTAGGTGCGCGGTGCCGCGGGTGCGGCGGCAGTGGCGGTGACGGTACCGGTGCCGGTCATGGCGGCCTCCTCTCGGGGCGGGAGCACAGCGGATTATCGAACTGTGTTCTACACTAGAACCAGGTTCGATAATTCTGCAAATGTGATTGGATGTTGGGCATGACACGTCCGCGTTCGCGCCCCGCCG from Kitasatospora terrestris includes the following:
- a CDS encoding rhodanese-like domain-containing protein, encoding MSRSGPPTGPGGITPAEAHRLAQGGHALLLDVREPEEYAREHAPGALLLPLGQLTPRTRLPRRRTVLAICRSGNRSLVAAGLLAAHGIDVLDVTGGMRAWRQAGLPTHSGTGCPCGPAT
- a CDS encoding rhodanese-like domain-containing protein — protein: MSSFLTVTQLTGATVIDVRTPAEYAAGHIPGALNIPLDRLERALPTLRGAAARRPIAVVCASGARAATACAQLAAAGVEARSVEGGTSAWASAGKALARTPGARAVWAMDRQVRFAAGALVVLAVLGDRAVPGLRRLGAAVGAGLVFSAVSNTCAMGAALSRLPFNRPRGDAEAALEETLAALRTAA
- a CDS encoding pentapeptide repeat-containing protein, which codes for MSENREARRLDLLSDCGSCFGLCCVALPFARSADFAVNKDAGKPCGNLGQDFRCGIHPQLREKGFTGCTVFDCFGAGQKVSQVTFGGTSWREAPQSAPLMFEVFPVVRQLHELLWYLDEALGLAAARKVHGELRRAQDEVDRLAGGSAEELARADVGEVRARVSELLLKASELARAAVPGKKRNHRGADLIGARLRGADLRGANLRGAYLIAADLAGADLRLADVVGADFRDADLRGADLTGALFLTQAQLNAARGDAATRLPDHLARPAHW
- a CDS encoding avidin/streptavidin family protein; translation: MGIAGDWYSEQGSHMHLETDPSGGVTGTYTSALGRAAGTYPLVGRFDPLREAGRGTAIGWTVAWRNEDADAGSVTSWSGEYRAGDQERITAGWLLTRSADAPDSWESTMVGQDTFTRR
- a CDS encoding MFS transporter; translated protein: MTGTGTVTATAAAPAAPRTYPSLRAAWIPLAALCLAFFVEMVDNTLLSIALPTIGRDLGGGTTALQWVTGAYSLTFGGLLLTAGSIADRFGRRRVLLIGLALFGLLSLCVVAVTGAGQLIALRAGLGIAAAAMAPITNSLVFRLFDDQALRMRAMTVMIVVGMSGFVLGPLLGGTALAHVSWQWLLLVNAPVALIAAIGVRLGVSPDRPEDLTRDRLDLPGAVLSVAAIGLACYSLTSGVDHGWLSVPTVASVLGALAAGTAFVWHERRTPSPMLDLGFFSDGTVRGAAIAQIGTAIAMAAVMFGLILHFQYAYGWSPVRAGLANLPIIVTMLAATPLSEGLAKRFGHRVACLVGAACLSGALAGLAWGVSHGYLAIALCMVVMTIGLRTVMTICAIALVEAVPSNRTSIGTALNDTAQEVGSSVGTAVVGTLIAVLVTTRLPAGTWDGGLVTSFFHGERITYAVLAVVVGLVTAGGALTLTDSRSTDEHPAEAD